The Candidatus Hinthialibacter antarcticus genome contains a region encoding:
- a CDS encoding O-antigen ligase family protein codes for MNAQTQTNAAPSKWGRWLDRFATGIFLLPVILVPLIFSITSTNSLIIKEPLFQISTAMLMALFPLTYWVRENIPARFVLLLGLLGAYLLFSAWVIAPHPRAWMEFIRWLGCLSFALIAAAACMNSQRRNLFIIFTVLTSALVSLYAIAQAFEIEPFLAWETFAPEGSDVRRVCSSLCNPDYLAGYVVGVLPLTAALAFYHRGAVRALCALVSLMHLFALFFTYSRGGWAAAVVTACLFIAIIYFRPAQIRKDASGFSWKWAAASSMAALFIIAAASIFLRDEISGWAYRFSNLSSDMSIQSRAYYYFACIQMWLDRPFTGHGIGSFALQFHEFRPKELAQLMTFRVFHVDHAHNEWLEILAETGLVGFTLYASLIASSLWFCWRASKTAPASIRGALIGLCLGAVAVLIHNLFTVTLRYTPSAFLLWSFLGVAVATAATQIPSKPVSANGKRAAAVLLLIFAPVLFYYSMNFYVGDRLIQEGKARLYSKIHYEQSRETNRLEMQRALVSLHKGIELSPSRIESHSYIGLSYNKALDYVQADELYQEVQSIHPHFTSVLMNLSVNQLQWAEFINNPAYFPERVPPYAPLMADGLRKAVQWAEMGAQDDPFDPVYPHLLARSYFYLGELDQAETAFQQTIEKSMALSEDTYRSEISDSRNFLERIQRIQSQPESP; via the coding sequence ATGAACGCACAAACTCAAACCAACGCCGCCCCATCAAAATGGGGCCGTTGGCTGGACCGATTCGCCACGGGAATATTTTTGCTCCCGGTCATACTGGTCCCGTTGATCTTCAGCATAACAAGCACCAACTCCCTCATCATCAAAGAACCGCTCTTTCAAATTTCGACGGCGATGCTGATGGCGCTGTTCCCTCTTACGTATTGGGTGAGAGAAAATATCCCCGCCCGTTTTGTTTTGTTGCTGGGGCTTTTAGGCGCATACCTCTTGTTTTCCGCCTGGGTGATCGCCCCCCACCCCCGCGCCTGGATGGAGTTTATCCGTTGGCTGGGCTGTCTCTCGTTTGCATTGATCGCAGCAGCGGCCTGTATGAACTCCCAACGCCGCAACCTCTTTATCATCTTCACGGTTTTGACCTCGGCGCTGGTCAGCCTTTACGCCATCGCGCAAGCGTTTGAGATCGAGCCGTTTCTCGCCTGGGAAACCTTCGCGCCCGAAGGCAGCGACGTACGCCGCGTTTGTTCGTCATTATGCAACCCCGATTATCTCGCGGGATATGTTGTGGGCGTTCTTCCTCTCACCGCCGCTCTCGCGTTTTACCATCGCGGCGCCGTTCGAGCGCTATGCGCGCTGGTATCGCTCATGCACCTGTTCGCCTTGTTCTTCACCTACAGCCGGGGCGGGTGGGCGGCCGCTGTCGTAACCGCATGTCTATTCATCGCCATCATCTATTTCAGGCCCGCGCAAATCCGAAAAGACGCGTCGGGTTTCTCATGGAAATGGGCCGCCGCAAGCAGCATGGCCGCCCTCTTCATCATCGCAGCTGCGTCGATCTTTCTGCGGGATGAAATTAGCGGATGGGCGTACCGCTTTTCCAATCTGTCCAGCGACATGTCGATTCAAAGCCGCGCATATTATTACTTCGCCTGCATTCAGATGTGGCTCGACCGTCCGTTCACCGGGCACGGCATCGGCAGTTTCGCGTTGCAGTTCCATGAGTTTCGCCCCAAAGAACTCGCGCAACTAATGACCTTTCGCGTCTTTCACGTCGACCACGCGCACAACGAGTGGCTAGAAATTTTGGCGGAAACCGGGCTGGTCGGCTTCACCCTCTATGCAAGCCTGATCGCCTCCAGCCTCTGGTTTTGTTGGCGCGCATCGAAAACCGCTCCAGCATCTATTCGCGGCGCTCTCATCGGGCTTTGTCTCGGAGCGGTCGCCGTTCTCATTCATAATTTGTTTACGGTAACCCTGCGCTACACGCCCAGCGCCTTTTTATTGTGGTCGTTTCTCGGCGTCGCCGTCGCGACCGCAGCCACGCAAATTCCCAGCAAACCAGTGTCGGCAAACGGAAAACGCGCCGCCGCTGTATTGTTGTTGATTTTCGCGCCCGTTTTGTTTTATTACTCGATGAATTTTTATGTCGGCGACCGCCTGATTCAAGAAGGAAAAGCACGGCTGTATTCAAAGATACACTACGAACAAAGCCGCGAAACCAACCGCCTGGAAATGCAACGCGCTCTGGTGAGTTTACACAAAGGGATCGAACTCTCGCCCAGCCGGATCGAGTCGCACTCGTATATTGGCTTGTCCTATAACAAAGCCCTCGACTATGTTCAAGCGGACGAACTCTATCAAGAAGTCCAATCGATTCATCCTCATTTTACTTCGGTGTTGATGAACCTTTCCGTCAACCAATTGCAATGGGCCGAGTTCATTAACAACCCCGCCTATTTTCCCGAACGAGTCCCGCCTTACGCCCCGCTGATGGCAGACGGACTTCGGAAAGCAGTACAATGGGCGGAGATGGGCGCTCAAGACGACCCATTCGACCCGGTCTATCCTCACCTGTTAGCCCGCAGTTATTTTTATCTGGGAGAACTCGACCAAGCCGAAACGGCGTTTCAGCAAACCATTGAAAAATCAATGGCGCTTTCAGAAGATACCTATCGCAGCGAAATTTCGGACAGCCGGAACTTTCTCGAGCGAATTCAGCGCATACAGTCTCAACCCGAATCGCCCTAG
- the mtnP gene encoding S-methyl-5'-thioadenosine phosphorylase produces MTDVSIGVIGGSGVYHLEGVDYYDEIQVSTPFGEPSDLIRLGRFEGREIAFLPRHGRTHKHSPTFVPYQANIYAMKKLGVEWIIAVNACGSLRENMAPLQFVVPDQLIDRTRYRASSMFEPIAVHVPFADPFSEPLRQLLISAIEECGVVVHPKGTYVCMEGPAFSTRAESHLYRSWGADIIGMTASPEAKLAREAEISYAIVAAVTDFDCWHEEDVDVAKVLKVLSENADNLKRLIKTVIPKIPKERDANCPAVNALSTSIVTQPPDFPEDKREAFEFLMQKYLKK; encoded by the coding sequence ATGACGGACGTATCTATTGGCGTAATCGGAGGTTCCGGCGTTTATCATTTGGAGGGCGTTGATTATTATGACGAGATTCAAGTTTCAACGCCGTTCGGAGAGCCGTCTGACCTGATTCGGCTTGGACGCTTTGAAGGTCGAGAGATCGCTTTTTTGCCCCGGCATGGACGCACCCACAAGCATAGCCCCACTTTTGTGCCCTATCAGGCGAACATCTATGCCATGAAAAAATTGGGCGTCGAGTGGATTATTGCCGTTAACGCCTGCGGCAGCCTGCGCGAAAACATGGCGCCGTTACAATTTGTGGTGCCCGACCAGTTGATCGACCGCACCCGCTATCGCGCATCCAGCATGTTTGAACCGATTGCGGTGCATGTTCCATTTGCCGACCCGTTTAGCGAACCCCTACGGCAATTGCTCATCAGCGCCATCGAAGAATGCGGCGTCGTTGTTCACCCCAAAGGTACGTATGTCTGCATGGAAGGCCCGGCGTTTTCGACGCGGGCCGAGTCGCATCTCTATCGCAGCTGGGGCGCCGACATCATCGGCATGACCGCCTCGCCCGAAGCCAAACTGGCGCGTGAAGCGGAAATCAGCTACGCCATCGTTGCGGCAGTGACCGATTTTGATTGTTGGCATGAAGAAGATGTTGACGTTGCGAAGGTTTTAAAAGTCTTATCTGAAAACGCTGATAACCTAAAGCGTTTAATTAAAACGGTGATTCCTAAAATTCCCAAAGAGCGCGACGCCAATTGTCCGGCGGTGAATGCGCTTTCGACTTCCATCGTTACGCAGCCGCCCGATTTCCCCGAAGACAAACGGGAAGCGTTTGAGTTTTTAATGCAAAAATATTTGAAGAAATAA
- a CDS encoding glycosyltransferase family 2 protein gives MIDVSILVPIKDEADNLNPLADEITAAMQSQLWSWECLWIDDGSTDGSLDLLRKLHQSDPRHTYISLAKNAGQSAALFAGFLEARGAIFATVDGDGQNDPADLPGLIQMVYSGEVDMANGYRQKRKDGVWRWFISRIANGFRTMLTGKTVRDVGCSTRAFRRECVRGMPCFKGMHRFLPTMVTQQGYRISEGPVNHRPRNLGTSKYSIHNRLWVGILDTFGVVWLRMRGFQYSIAERSQDKDD, from the coding sequence GTGATCGACGTCTCTATTCTTGTGCCCATTAAAGATGAAGCCGACAATCTCAACCCGCTTGCGGATGAAATTACTGCAGCAATGCAGTCGCAACTCTGGTCATGGGAATGTCTGTGGATTGACGACGGTTCAACCGACGGCAGTCTGGACCTCTTGCGCAAACTTCACCAAAGCGACCCTCGACATACATACATATCGTTGGCGAAAAACGCTGGGCAGTCGGCGGCGTTGTTTGCGGGGTTTTTAGAAGCGCGGGGCGCTATTTTTGCCACCGTTGACGGCGACGGGCAGAACGACCCGGCCGACCTGCCGGGTTTGATTCAAATGGTGTACAGCGGTGAAGTCGATATGGCGAACGGCTATCGCCAGAAGCGCAAAGACGGCGTATGGCGTTGGTTTATTTCTCGCATTGCCAACGGGTTTCGTACCATGCTAACCGGTAAAACCGTCCGCGATGTAGGATGCTCGACGCGTGCGTTCCGGCGGGAATGCGTCCGGGGAATGCCGTGCTTCAAAGGGATGCACCGGTTTTTGCCTACGATGGTGACGCAACAAGGCTACCGAATTAGCGAAGGGCCGGTGAACCATCGGCCCCGCAATCTCGGAACATCGAAATATTCTATCCACAATCGCCTGTGGGTGGGCATCTTAGATACCTTCGGCGTTGTTTGGCTGCGAATGCGCGGGTTTCAATATTCCATCGCCGAACGCAGCCAAGACAAAGACGACTAA
- a CDS encoding DUF362 domain-containing protein, translating into MRSSLVSSRRQFLKTSMVAGCGLLAPALTWALPFDSPRYRQERSQVGLSAGEDRAQNIFNALKPFSEEIKQKIGDKQIVIKPNNVSIDRQLSATHVGSLAGIMEFLNSIGKTNYMIAESAASGPTMDGFDNYGYLALEKNYKPQFVDLDARDYQLVHVVSDKDFYPHPVRMSKLLLDPDTFVISAAVMKTHDRVVATLSLKNIVFGAPIKDEGFRWGSGGKKGAKNDKPIAHGGGYRGVNFNLFALADRLHPDLAVIDGYQGMEGNGPVGGTPVEHRVAVASTDWLAADRTGVELMGIDFDNVGYLNYCAAAGMGQADLSKIDVLGADIQSNQRKYKLSDSIDRQLIWKEPFEI; encoded by the coding sequence ATGCGTTCCTCTCTCGTTTCATCCCGCCGTCAGTTTTTAAAAACCTCAATGGTTGCAGGTTGCGGCTTGCTTGCTCCGGCTTTGACTTGGGCGCTGCCGTTTGACTCGCCGCGTTATCGACAAGAGCGTAGCCAAGTCGGGTTATCGGCTGGCGAAGATCGCGCCCAAAATATCTTTAATGCGCTCAAACCGTTTTCTGAAGAAATCAAACAGAAAATCGGCGACAAACAGATCGTCATAAAACCAAACAATGTTTCCATTGACCGCCAGTTGTCGGCGACACATGTAGGCAGCCTCGCGGGCATTATGGAATTTTTGAATTCCATCGGAAAAACCAATTATATGATTGCGGAATCCGCCGCCAGCGGCCCGACAATGGACGGCTTTGATAACTATGGTTATCTGGCGCTGGAAAAAAATTATAAACCCCAGTTCGTTGATTTAGATGCGCGCGATTATCAACTTGTGCATGTTGTCAGTGACAAGGATTTCTATCCACACCCCGTACGGATGTCGAAACTCTTGCTTGATCCTGATACGTTTGTGATTTCCGCCGCAGTGATGAAGACTCACGACCGCGTGGTCGCGACCTTGTCGCTCAAGAACATTGTCTTTGGCGCGCCGATCAAAGACGAAGGCTTCCGGTGGGGAAGCGGCGGGAAAAAAGGCGCCAAAAATGATAAGCCCATCGCGCACGGCGGTGGATATCGCGGCGTCAACTTTAACCTGTTCGCTTTGGCGGACCGGCTGCACCCTGACTTGGCGGTGATCGACGGCTACCAGGGGATGGAAGGCAATGGCCCTGTCGGCGGAACGCCCGTCGAACACCGGGTCGCCGTTGCGAGCACCGATTGGCTTGCCGCTGACCGGACCGGCGTCGAGCTGATGGGGATCGACTTCGACAATGTCGGTTATCTCAATTATTGCGCTGCCGCAGGTATGGGGCAGGCCGACCTCAGCAAGATCGACGTTCTCGGGGCGGACATTCAATCCAACCAGCGTAAGTATAAACTCAGCGACAGCATCGACCGGCAATTGATATGGAAAGAGCCGTTTGAAATCTAG
- a CDS encoding YicC/YloC family endoribonuclease, which translates to MIRSMTGYSSIRETIGEALVSFEIKTLNHRNQDLHFHSPRSLSMLESPVRDRILKQVRRGRIETYLRVIGSISPKETIRVNLPTAKAYLSAAQEIADSLHLEFHPRIESVMNFNGVLETDDSHGSADECWPLIQGLVDKAVERLLSMKVDEGARLLTEFDSQLTELQQITESIEPLRDMVIQEYRDKLLARIQDWEAAPELDPNRIAQEVAFFVDRSDIQEETVRLKSHIQQFRDILSENKSSADYTAVGRKLDFLCQELFRESNTIGSKSASLEITQRALRLKGIIEQVREQVQNVE; encoded by the coding sequence ATGATCAGAAGTATGACGGGATACAGCAGCATTCGTGAAACCATCGGTGAAGCCTTGGTCAGTTTCGAAATCAAAACGCTAAACCACCGCAACCAGGACTTACATTTTCACTCGCCCCGTTCTCTTTCTATGTTGGAATCTCCGGTTCGCGACCGTATCCTGAAACAAGTCAGACGCGGACGCATCGAAACTTACCTGCGCGTCATTGGCAGTATTTCGCCCAAAGAAACCATCCGGGTCAACCTCCCGACCGCCAAAGCCTACCTGAGCGCCGCGCAAGAAATCGCCGACTCGCTGCATCTCGAGTTTCACCCCCGCATTGAATCGGTCATGAACTTTAACGGCGTGTTAGAGACGGATGACTCTCACGGTTCCGCCGATGAATGTTGGCCGCTCATCCAGGGGCTTGTCGACAAAGCGGTGGAGCGATTGCTGTCAATGAAAGTCGATGAAGGCGCTCGCCTGCTCACAGAGTTTGATTCGCAGTTGACCGAGTTGCAGCAAATCACCGAATCCATCGAACCCTTGCGGGACATGGTCATTCAAGAATACCGCGACAAACTCCTCGCCCGCATCCAAGATTGGGAAGCCGCCCCCGAACTCGACCCCAACCGGATCGCGCAAGAAGTGGCGTTTTTTGTTGACCGCTCAGACATCCAAGAAGAAACCGTGCGATTAAAAAGCCATATTCAGCAGTTTCGTGATATTCTCAGTGAAAACAAATCCAGCGCCGACTACACCGCAGTTGGCCGCAAACTGGATTTCCTCTGTCAGGAACTGTTTCGTGAATCAAACACCATCGGCTCAAAAAGCGCTTCGCTCGAAATTACGCAACGCGCCTTACGCTTGAAGGGCATCATTGAGCAGGTGCGTGAACAAGTACAAAACGTTGAATAA
- a CDS encoding methyl-accepting chemotaxis protein, with amino-acid sequence MFTLNVKAKIILLCVGAIFITGSILSGVVLFQKGVLNEDLNVELDVLAQNETAKIAKDVYYMCRIQHESLLQQLDYNLNVTRDVMKDMGDVTFLIEKLDWNATNQFTNQTKTVALPKMQIGNQSIVQNSGFDKPSLVVDETQQLIGGVASIFQRMNKAGDMLRVSSNVKKLDGERAVGTYIPAVNPDGTPNAVITKIMNGESFQGRAFVVNAWYLTAYEPIYDADGEVAGILSIGIAIESVNSLRNGIMDVVVGKTGYTFVLGGQDEQKGEYIISAKGTRDGENIYEAKDSDGNMFIQEMIDKGVNTTEGSVVFQRYNWKNDGEDTARQKIAAITYFEPWDWVIGAGAYADDFQDAKMRVENSLGQLVMTTLGVAGLLILLFGVMAYVVASRISKPLQLAVAMAEQIANGDLTQTLDIKQKDEVGLLAKALNAMIVQLREMVGTIQDSSQQVASSAEELSASSQSLANGATEQAANLEETAASIEELASTIETNSNNAQRTDQAASEAAQKASEGGEAVVETVDAMKRIAEQIGIVNDIADQTNLLALNAAIEAARAGEMGKGFAVVAVEVRKLAERSQHAAKEISELANQSVSRAENAGNTISTVVESIQNATNLVKEIASSCSEQAQGAQQIREAISQLDAVTQQNSAASEQSASSSEELSSQAQMLQEYVSRFRVGSQANIQTPVRSKQNAKKAPTTQHHYATAANGSHFGQNGNSGNGHSTNEEHDEFTSADNGQEFKRF; translated from the coding sequence ATGTTTACACTAAATGTCAAAGCAAAAATCATCCTGTTGTGCGTAGGGGCCATATTTATTACCGGGAGCATATTATCAGGCGTCGTTCTATTTCAAAAAGGCGTACTGAATGAGGACTTGAATGTCGAATTGGATGTGCTCGCACAGAACGAAACCGCAAAGATCGCCAAAGATGTTTATTATATGTGCCGCATTCAACATGAATCACTATTACAGCAGCTGGACTACAATTTAAACGTAACGCGAGACGTTATGAAGGACATGGGGGACGTTACATTTTTAATCGAAAAGCTTGATTGGAATGCGACAAACCAGTTTACCAACCAGACCAAAACCGTTGCATTGCCGAAAATGCAAATCGGAAACCAGTCGATTGTTCAAAATAGTGGGTTTGATAAGCCTTCACTTGTTGTCGATGAAACGCAACAACTGATTGGTGGAGTTGCCTCCATCTTTCAACGCATGAATAAGGCTGGCGATATGCTGCGCGTCTCTTCAAATGTCAAAAAGTTAGACGGAGAGCGAGCGGTCGGAACGTATATCCCCGCCGTTAATCCAGATGGAACGCCCAATGCTGTCATTACAAAAATCATGAATGGAGAAAGTTTCCAAGGTCGCGCATTTGTCGTGAACGCATGGTATTTAACCGCATACGAGCCAATTTATGACGCCGATGGCGAGGTCGCAGGCATTCTTTCAATCGGCATTGCAATTGAAAGCGTTAATAGTCTTCGTAATGGCATCATGGATGTGGTTGTCGGTAAGACGGGATATACCTTTGTACTCGGTGGGCAGGATGAACAAAAAGGCGAATATATCATTTCTGCGAAGGGTACGCGCGACGGCGAGAACATATACGAGGCCAAAGATTCTGATGGCAATATGTTCATTCAAGAAATGATTGATAAAGGCGTCAACACAACAGAAGGCTCTGTTGTATTTCAGCGCTACAACTGGAAGAATGATGGTGAAGATACCGCAAGACAAAAAATTGCTGCTATCACGTACTTTGAACCTTGGGACTGGGTAATCGGCGCGGGCGCGTATGCGGATGATTTCCAAGACGCAAAGATGCGCGTTGAAAATTCTTTGGGCCAATTGGTGATGACGACTCTCGGCGTCGCAGGGCTTCTCATCCTGCTGTTTGGCGTCATGGCTTATGTTGTCGCCTCCCGGATTTCAAAACCGTTACAACTCGCTGTCGCAATGGCAGAACAAATCGCAAATGGCGACTTGACGCAAACCTTAGACATAAAACAGAAAGACGAAGTCGGGCTGCTGGCCAAAGCGCTCAACGCCATGATTGTTCAATTGCGCGAAATGGTCGGAACCATTCAAGATTCTTCGCAACAAGTCGCCTCGAGCGCCGAAGAACTCTCGGCCTCTTCACAAAGTTTGGCGAACGGCGCGACGGAACAAGCCGCGAACCTGGAAGAAACCGCAGCGTCAATTGAAGAACTTGCCAGCACAATTGAAACGAACTCGAACAATGCACAACGCACCGATCAAGCAGCCAGTGAAGCAGCCCAAAAAGCATCGGAAGGCGGCGAAGCAGTGGTTGAGACCGTGGATGCGATGAAACGGATCGCAGAACAGATTGGCATCGTGAACGACATCGCCGATCAAACCAACTTGTTGGCTCTGAATGCAGCCATTGAAGCGGCGCGCGCTGGCGAAATGGGCAAAGGGTTTGCCGTGGTCGCGGTCGAAGTGCGCAAACTGGCGGAACGCAGCCAACATGCAGCCAAAGAAATTAGCGAACTGGCGAACCAAAGCGTGTCCCGCGCGGAAAATGCCGGCAATACCATTTCAACCGTCGTCGAGTCAATTCAAAACGCGACCAACCTTGTGAAAGAAATTGCATCCTCTTGCAGCGAACAAGCGCAAGGCGCACAGCAAATACGTGAAGCGATCAGTCAACTTGACGCCGTGACGCAACAAAACTCCGCCGCAAGCGAGCAATCCGCTTCATCCAGTGAAGAATTGTCATCACAGGCGCAGATGTTGCAGGAATACGTCAGCCGCTTTCGAGTTGGCAGCCAAGCCAACATACAGACGCCAGTCAGGTCCAAACAAAATGCAAAGAAAGCGCCTACAACTCAACATCATTACGCAACCGCCGCCAATGGATCGCACTTTGGCCAAAATGGAAATTCTGGCAACGGGCATTCGACCAACGAAGAGCATGATGAATTTACCTCCGCTGATAATGGACAGGAATTTAAACGATTTTAA
- a CDS encoding ATP-binding protein, which yields MPLITPRRRFLITAPLALLLPAGLLTYLGLQTVGLVENRHIETINQQVSTIVQGVRNRTRYRLNNEIISTFRSALANHMVDLLPDEPGDSHEDLMVRDPLPFVDNFFIFSKDESLYFFEKTPSDDPIVSHWKLATPTRESFVTRLTSALVTAEENADIYQITQPTNKEFRQLIFPDTYYISETYFLENNQRQLAFYALQRDNSAEDPTFVMPDWMQALGFTIDFDYLNEQFFDSTIKQMYSVEDELRYPVQITDRLTGKVVADISEIGDTNLFQASAIYRPRPFSENFFPWYFISFSETTGRDIMQVARNEKTIYYCLIAAANVCLVAAVFGALRNIAKELALSDMRSNFVARVSHELRTPLGLIRLFAETMELDRIKDEETKKEYLHAITKESERLTHLINNILNFSQIESQKKQYNLTPCSIEDIIFETVDAMQYHFQRHDMNVDMDIESDVPDVNCDHEAIGQALYNILSNAVKYSGDGMSIDVRAFKQNNQVVIEVADQGIGIAKDNQRKIFQEFYRVNDPRVQETGGSGLGLAVVQHIVEGHQGRLTVESNLDEGSTFSIRLPISRQRPHG from the coding sequence ATGCCTCTTATCACGCCTCGCAGGCGGTTTCTCATCACGGCGCCATTGGCGCTGCTTTTACCCGCAGGTTTGCTCACCTATCTTGGATTGCAAACCGTCGGATTGGTCGAGAACCGCCACATTGAAACGATCAACCAACAAGTCAGTACGATCGTACAAGGCGTACGCAACCGAACGCGCTATCGGCTTAACAATGAAATCATCAGCACCTTTCGTAGTGCGCTCGCCAACCACATGGTTGACCTTCTTCCAGACGAACCGGGCGATAGCCATGAAGACTTGATGGTGCGCGATCCGCTGCCCTTCGTCGATAATTTTTTCATCTTCAGCAAAGACGAGTCGCTGTATTTTTTTGAAAAAACGCCCTCCGATGACCCAATTGTCTCACATTGGAAACTCGCCACTCCCACACGCGAGTCATTTGTCACGCGCCTGACAAGCGCATTGGTAACGGCGGAAGAAAACGCCGATATTTATCAAATCACCCAACCAACCAACAAAGAATTCCGCCAATTAATTTTCCCCGACACCTATTACATCAGCGAAACATACTTCCTTGAGAACAACCAACGGCAGTTGGCGTTTTATGCGTTGCAGCGCGACAACTCCGCAGAAGACCCAACATTCGTCATGCCGGATTGGATGCAGGCGCTGGGATTCACTATTGATTTTGACTATCTGAACGAGCAGTTCTTCGACAGCACCATCAAACAAATGTATTCGGTCGAAGATGAACTTCGTTATCCCGTCCAAATTACCGACCGGCTCACGGGCAAGGTGGTTGCGGACATCTCGGAAATCGGCGACACCAATTTATTTCAGGCGAGCGCGATCTACCGCCCGCGCCCGTTCAGTGAAAACTTTTTTCCCTGGTATTTTATTTCCTTCTCAGAGACCACCGGTCGCGATATTATGCAAGTCGCCCGGAATGAAAAAACCATTTACTATTGCCTGATCGCCGCCGCCAATGTGTGCCTAGTCGCCGCCGTCTTCGGCGCATTGCGCAACATCGCCAAGGAGCTTGCGCTTTCTGACATGCGGTCAAATTTCGTCGCCCGCGTCTCTCATGAACTTCGCACCCCGCTCGGCCTGATTCGGCTGTTTGCGGAAACGATGGAACTCGACCGGATCAAAGATGAAGAAACAAAAAAAGAGTATCTCCACGCCATCACCAAAGAGAGCGAACGCTTGACTCATCTCATTAACAACATCCTGAATTTTTCACAGATCGAATCACAAAAAAAACAATACAACCTCACCCCGTGCTCAATTGAAGACATTATTTTTGAAACCGTAGACGCCATGCAATATCACTTTCAACGCCACGACATGAACGTCGATATGGATATTGAATCCGACGTGCCCGACGTAAATTGCGATCACGAAGCCATCGGGCAGGCGCTATACAACATCCTGTCAAACGCCGTCAAATATTCCGGCGACGGCATGTCGATTGACGTGCGGGCGTTTAAACAAAACAACCAGGTCGTAATCGAAGTCGCCGACCAAGGCATCGGTATCGCCAAAGACAACCAACGCAAAATTTTTCAGGAATTCTACCGCGTCAACGACCCGCGCGTACAAGAAACCGGCGGCAGCGGCTTGGGCCTGGCGGTGGTTCAACACATTGTTGAAGGCCATCAAGGCCGTCTAACCGTTGAAAGCAACCTCGACGAAGGCAGCACTTTCAGCATCCGTCTGCCAATTTCACGGCAACGTCCTCATGGTTAA
- a CDS encoding MazG nucleotide pyrophosphohydrolase domain-containing protein, with the protein MANIDTKCFPKSYDGICRIQNEFQVYQNTMFPSRDEKFFILELNGEAGELANIEKKDWKGIKIDPARFEDEAADVLIALLNYCNARGIDLASAVEAKMKKIHTKRTQEIQEENNQ; encoded by the coding sequence ATGGCAAATATAGATACTAAATGCTTTCCAAAATCATACGATGGAATCTGCCGGATTCAAAACGAGTTCCAGGTTTATCAAAATACAATGTTCCCCAGCAGGGACGAAAAGTTTTTTATACTCGAACTAAACGGAGAAGCAGGCGAACTCGCAAATATCGAAAAGAAAGACTGGAAAGGCATTAAAATTGATCCCGCCCGCTTTGAAGATGAAGCCGCAGACGTCTTGATCGCGCTGTTGAACTATTGCAATGCGCGCGGCATTGATTTAGCATCGGCGGTTGAAGCCAAGATGAAAAAAATCCATACAAAACGCACCCAGGAAATCCAAGAGGAGAACAATCAATGA